The following are encoded in a window of Shewanella psychrotolerans genomic DNA:
- the flhA gene encoding flagellar biosynthesis protein FlhA, producing MDFKATLGQIKQVKPANFKGVGTPVLVLAALAMIILPMPAFLLDILFSFNIALALVVLLVAIYSDRPLDFAAFPTVLLVATLLRLALNVASTRIVLLEGHNGGDAAGKVIEAFGSVVIGGNYAVGLVVFLILIIINFAVVTKGAGRISEVSARFTLDAMPGKQMAIDADLNAGVLNQDQARIRRAEVTKEADFYGAMDGASKFVKGDAIAGIMILVINILGGFVIGMAQHGLDFSTAVEIYTLLTIGDGLVAQIPGLLLSIAAALMVTRQNESGDMGQMVMSQMFDNPKSLSIAAGVLLIMGIVPGMPHFAFLTFGLATAGGAYFIHNKQNKDRQRALELAKTSPTPAGDAKPKELSWDDVQHVDTIGLEVGYRLIPLVDKGQGGELLGRIKGVRKKLSQELGFLVPAVHIRDNLDLSPNTYRISLMGVASGEAEIRHDCELAINPGQVYGKLDGVETTDPAFGLEAVWIAPELREHAQTLGYTVVDAATVVATHLSQLLTNNASKLLGYEEVQQLMDMLAKHSPKLVAGFIPDVMPLGTVVKVMQNLLNEGVSIRDLKTIVQTLLEYGPKSNDTEVLTAAVRIALKRMIVQEISGPELEIPVITLAPELEQMLHQSMQATGGEGPNIEPSLAERMQKSLLDASQRQEMVGQPAILLTSGMLRSTLSRFVKHTIPNLRVISYQEVPDEKQIRIVSAVGQ from the coding sequence ATGGATTTTAAAGCAACTCTAGGTCAAATTAAGCAGGTAAAACCTGCTAATTTTAAAGGTGTCGGCACACCCGTATTAGTATTGGCTGCGCTTGCCATGATCATTTTGCCAATGCCGGCATTTTTACTCGATATTTTATTTTCATTCAATATTGCGCTAGCACTGGTGGTGTTACTGGTTGCTATCTATTCTGATCGTCCCCTCGATTTTGCTGCATTTCCTACCGTGCTCTTAGTCGCTACCCTGCTGCGTTTAGCGCTCAACGTCGCCTCGACTCGAATTGTACTGCTTGAAGGCCATAATGGTGGTGATGCTGCGGGTAAAGTGATTGAGGCGTTTGGCTCTGTGGTGATTGGCGGCAACTATGCTGTGGGTCTGGTCGTGTTCTTGATTTTGATCATCATTAACTTTGCTGTCGTCACAAAGGGGGCAGGACGTATCTCGGAAGTGAGTGCGCGTTTTACCTTGGATGCTATGCCTGGTAAGCAAATGGCAATTGATGCCGATTTAAACGCTGGGGTACTTAATCAAGATCAAGCTCGTATTCGCCGGGCTGAGGTGACTAAAGAAGCCGATTTTTATGGCGCAATGGACGGTGCTTCTAAGTTTGTTAAGGGTGATGCTATCGCCGGTATCATGATTTTGGTTATCAATATCTTAGGTGGCTTTGTTATCGGTATGGCCCAACATGGGTTGGATTTTTCGACAGCGGTAGAAATTTATACCCTATTGACGATTGGTGATGGCCTTGTTGCGCAGATCCCTGGGCTACTGCTGTCAATTGCAGCGGCCTTGATGGTCACTCGGCAGAATGAATCTGGCGATATGGGACAGATGGTGATGAGCCAAATGTTTGATAATCCAAAGTCACTATCTATTGCCGCCGGTGTTTTGCTTATTATGGGGATTGTGCCAGGCATGCCGCACTTTGCATTTCTAACCTTTGGTCTAGCAACGGCAGGTGGTGCGTATTTTATTCATAACAAGCAAAATAAAGACCGTCAACGAGCGTTAGAGCTCGCTAAAACATCACCCACGCCTGCTGGTGATGCCAAACCAAAAGAGCTTAGTTGGGACGATGTACAGCATGTCGATACCATAGGTTTAGAGGTGGGTTATCGGCTGATTCCACTGGTAGATAAAGGCCAAGGTGGAGAGTTGTTAGGCCGTATTAAAGGGGTACGTAAAAAGCTGTCTCAGGAACTGGGTTTCTTGGTTCCTGCGGTACATATTCGCGACAACTTAGATTTGTCACCAAATACTTACCGTATTTCGTTAATGGGTGTTGCATCGGGTGAAGCAGAAATTCGTCATGATTGTGAGCTAGCGATTAATCCTGGCCAAGTCTACGGTAAACTCGATGGTGTTGAAACAACTGACCCAGCATTTGGTTTAGAGGCGGTTTGGATTGCGCCAGAGCTTAGAGAACATGCGCAAACCTTAGGCTATACCGTTGTCGATGCCGCCACTGTCGTTGCAACACATTTGAGCCAACTGCTGACCAATAATGCATCTAAACTACTTGGTTATGAAGAGGTTCAACAGCTTATGGATATGCTAGCTAAACATTCTCCTAAGCTAGTGGCAGGCTTCATTCCAGATGTGATGCCGCTTGGCACTGTGGTGAAAGTGATGCAGAACCTGCTTAATGAAGGGGTATCTATACGCGACCTTAAGACCATAGTGCAAACCCTATTAGAGTACGGTCCTAAGAGTAATGACACTGAAGTTTTGACTGCTGCAGTACGTATTGCCTTAAAACGCATGATAGTGCAAGAAATAAGCGGGCCGGAGCTGGAAATTCCTGTCATTACTTTGGCGCCAGAACTGGAACAGATGTTGCATCAGTCAATGCAGGCTACGGGAGGCGAAGGGCCAAATATTGAACCTAGTCTCGCTGAACGGATGCAAAAGTCGTTACTTGATGCATCCCAACGCCAAGAGATGGTGGGTCAGCCAGCGATATTACTGACCTCTGGTATGTTACGTTCGACACTGTCTCGATTTGTTAAACATACCATTCCAAATTTACGGGTGATCTCTTACCAAGAGGTACCTGATGAAAAACAAATCCGTATCGTTTCTGCGGTAGGCCAGTAG
- the flhB gene encoding flagellar biosynthesis protein FlhB, translated as MAENDSSQEKTEEATPRRREQAREKGQVARSKELGTSAVLMSAAVGFAMVGPNLGTALVTLMEKLFTMDRAAIFDTNSMFNVWQVVGSELAIPMASFIGFLAFVAFLGNVVIGGITFSVKAFMPKGSKMNPMSGFKRMFGVQALVELTKGIAKFSVVAIMAYLLLSYYFFDILTLSQGHLPSNVYNALDLLIWMFIILCSSTVIIVVIDVPFQIWNHNKQLRMTKQEIKDEYKDTEGQPEVKGRVRQMQREMAQRRMMTEVPNADVIVVNPEHYAVAVKYDASKAAAPYVLAKGVDEVAFKIREIAREHDVAIVSAPPLARAIYHTTKIEQEIPEGLFTAVAQVLAYVFQLRQYQQKGGKRPTPIPLNQPIPDELKY; from the coding sequence ATGGCTGAAAATGATTCTAGTCAGGAAAAAACCGAAGAGGCCACCCCCAGGAGGCGTGAACAGGCACGGGAAAAAGGTCAGGTCGCTCGCTCAAAAGAGTTAGGTACGTCTGCGGTATTAATGTCAGCGGCAGTCGGCTTTGCGATGGTCGGCCCCAATCTTGGGACCGCGCTAGTGACGTTGATGGAAAAGCTATTCACTATGGATAGGGCCGCCATTTTTGATACTAATAGCATGTTCAATGTATGGCAGGTGGTGGGCAGCGAACTTGCGATCCCGATGGCCAGTTTTATCGGCTTCTTAGCTTTTGTTGCTTTCTTAGGTAATGTCGTTATTGGTGGTATCACATTCTCTGTCAAAGCGTTTATGCCCAAGGGAAGTAAGATGAACCCTATGAGCGGCTTTAAACGTATGTTTGGTGTTCAAGCTTTAGTTGAATTGACTAAGGGGATTGCTAAGTTTTCTGTTGTTGCCATTATGGCGTATTTGCTTCTCAGTTATTATTTTTTCGATATTCTGACCCTGTCTCAAGGTCACCTGCCGAGTAATGTTTATAACGCATTAGATTTACTGATCTGGATGTTTATTATTCTTTGTTCATCGACGGTCATTATTGTTGTTATCGACGTACCATTTCAAATTTGGAATCATAACAAACAGTTAAGGATGACGAAGCAAGAAATTAAGGACGAATATAAAGATACTGAGGGTCAACCTGAAGTGAAAGGTCGGGTGCGTCAAATGCAGCGGGAAATGGCGCAGCGTCGTATGATGACTGAGGTGCCTAATGCTGATGTTATTGTGGTTAACCCTGAGCACTATGCGGTTGCCGTTAAATATGACGCCAGCAAAGCGGCAGCACCTTATGTATTAGCTAAAGGTGTAGACGAAGTTGCATTTAAGATTAGAGAAATAGCCAGAGAGCACGATGTCGCTATCGTGTCGGCACCGCCACTTGCAAGAGCGATATATCACACGACCAAGATAGAACAAGAGATCCCTGAAGGACTCTTTACTGCTGTTGCGCAGGTTCTCGCTTATGTATTTCAATTAAGACAATATCAGCAAAAAGGCGGAAAACGTCCAACCCCAATTCCACTTAATCAGCCTATTCCCGATGAATTAAAATACTAG
- a CDS encoding protein phosphatase CheZ: MQADTSGLISLAQAKQLVELLEANEQAQADEIIKEIASPIQKELFDEVGRLTRQLHSAIVDFQVDDRLVELANSEIPDAKERLNYVIDMTEQAANKTMDAVEESLPLADALTQNVKAVKPSWERLMKRDLELHEFKTLCHDVQQFIERSESDSNRLRELLNNILLAQDFQDLTGQMIRRVIELVREVENNLVSMLTVFGEQPASEKPVNKNKNVEAEGPIMNAELRDDVVTGQDEVDDLLSSLGF; this comes from the coding sequence ATGCAGGCAGATACTTCAGGGCTGATTAGTTTAGCGCAGGCTAAGCAACTTGTTGAGTTGCTAGAAGCCAATGAACAGGCGCAGGCTGATGAGATAATTAAAGAGATAGCTAGTCCAATCCAAAAAGAGCTGTTTGATGAAGTAGGGCGTTTAACGCGTCAACTTCATAGCGCTATTGTGGATTTTCAGGTTGATGACCGTCTGGTCGAACTCGCAAATAGTGAGATTCCAGACGCGAAAGAACGTCTAAATTATGTTATCGACATGACAGAACAAGCAGCTAATAAGACGATGGATGCTGTAGAAGAGTCTCTGCCCCTTGCAGATGCCTTAACTCAGAATGTAAAAGCCGTTAAGCCATCTTGGGAAAGACTAATGAAGCGAGATCTTGAACTTCATGAGTTCAAAACCCTTTGTCATGATGTGCAGCAATTTATTGAACGAAGTGAATCGGATTCAAACCGCTTAAGAGAATTGTTAAATAACATATTGTTAGCACAAGATTTCCAAGATCTTACCGGGCAGATGATCCGTCGAGTCATTGAGTTAGTGCGTGAGGTTGAGAATAATTTAGTTTCTATGTTAACGGTGTTTGGTGAGCAACCCGCATCAGAAAAGCCCGTTAATAAAAACAAAAACGTAGAAGCAGAAGGTCCTATTATGAACGCAGAATTGCGTGATGATGTCGTGACGGGACAAGATGAAGTCGATGACTTACTGTCGAGTCTGGGTTTCTAA
- the fliR gene encoding flagellar biosynthetic protein FliR gives MEILMSTIMQTLSAYMWPLYRVSSMLMVMAVFGANTTPVRVRLLLAVAITFAIAPVLPINTDVDLFSLSAVFVTAQQILIGVAMGFVTLLIMQTFVLTGQIIGMQTSLGFASMVDPSSGQQTPVIGNFFLLLTTMIFLAVDGHLVLIRMLVASFDTIPVSTQGISIASYRMLAEWGAYMFGAALTMSISAIIALLLINLSFGVMTRASPQLNIFAIGFPVTMVSGLIILWLTLTPIMAHFDEVWHSAQLLLCNILELQCRTDGSF, from the coding sequence GTGGAGATTTTAATGTCCACCATAATGCAGACTTTGTCAGCATATATGTGGCCTCTTTACCGAGTGTCTAGCATGCTCATGGTCATGGCGGTGTTTGGCGCGAATACCACGCCGGTAAGGGTTCGACTATTACTTGCCGTTGCCATTACCTTTGCTATCGCCCCTGTTTTACCAATCAATACCGATGTTGACTTGTTTTCATTGTCGGCAGTTTTTGTTACTGCGCAGCAGATCTTGATCGGCGTAGCAATGGGATTTGTGACTCTACTTATCATGCAAACATTTGTGCTGACAGGGCAAATTATCGGTATGCAAACGAGTTTAGGTTTTGCCTCTATGGTCGATCCTAGTTCCGGTCAACAAACTCCAGTTATTGGTAACTTTTTTCTGTTATTGACGACGATGATCTTTCTAGCGGTTGATGGCCACCTGGTATTGATCCGTATGTTAGTTGCCAGTTTCGATACTATTCCGGTATCGACTCAGGGAATTTCCATCGCGAGTTACAGAATGCTCGCGGAATGGGGAGCCTATATGTTTGGCGCAGCGTTAACCATGTCTATCTCGGCTATTATCGCATTATTGTTAATTAATCTGTCCTTTGGGGTCATGACAAGAGCTTCACCGCAGCTAAATATTTTTGCTATCGGTTTCCCAGTAACTATGGTTAGTGGTTTGATCATCTTATGGTTAACCTTGACACCCATCATGGCGCATTTTGACGAGGTTTGGCACTCAGCACAGTTATTGCTTTGTAATATTCTCGAGTTGCAGTGCCGTACGGATGGGAGTTTCTGA
- a CDS encoding RNA polymerase sigma factor FliA, with protein sequence MSKAAAYTCLDNKTSIVEQYAPLVKRIAHHLLARLPASVQLDDLIQAGMMGLLEASTKFDGSKGAKFETFAGIRIRGSMLDEIRRGDWVPRSVHRNQRRVAQVIDELEQELGRDAKDNEIADRLDMSLDEYHHILNDVSVGKVVGIEDLGVSVDVVSQDDGHQDDAFEALAEDQFHAALVEAIKLLPERDGLVLSLYYDEALNLKEIGAVLDVSESRVSQILSQAMLRLKAKLKHWTQI encoded by the coding sequence GTGAGTAAAGCCGCTGCGTATACTTGTTTAGATAATAAAACGTCTATCGTTGAACAGTATGCACCGTTGGTTAAAAGGATTGCTCACCATTTATTAGCCCGTTTGCCAGCTTCTGTTCAATTAGATGATTTAATTCAAGCTGGTATGATGGGATTGTTAGAGGCGTCAACTAAATTTGATGGTAGTAAAGGAGCTAAGTTTGAAACCTTTGCTGGCATTCGAATTAGAGGCTCCATGCTTGATGAAATTCGGCGTGGAGACTGGGTTCCTCGCTCTGTTCATCGAAACCAAAGGCGAGTTGCCCAAGTCATTGACGAGCTTGAACAAGAGCTAGGACGAGATGCAAAAGATAATGAAATTGCAGATCGACTTGATATGTCACTCGATGAGTACCATCATATTCTTAATGATGTATCAGTTGGAAAAGTAGTTGGAATTGAAGATCTTGGTGTATCGGTCGATGTAGTTAGTCAAGACGATGGACATCAAGATGATGCTTTTGAGGCATTAGCTGAAGATCAATTTCACGCAGCCTTGGTTGAAGCCATCAAATTGTTACCAGAAAGAGATGGTTTAGTTTTGTCGTTATATTATGACGAAGCGTTAAATTTAAAAGAAATTGGTGCGGTTCTTGATGTTAGTGAGTCTCGTGTTAGCCAGATACTCAGTCAGGCAATGCTAAGACTTAAAGCTAAACTTAAGCACTGGACCCAAATATAA
- the flhF gene encoding flagellar biosynthesis protein FlhF — MKIKRFLAKDMRSALAQVKEVLGSDAVIMSNKKVTGGIEIVAAVDYDEPKSAATKPSSNNAASTFLDLAEEKVSIGRQPIKAESKKQSAPVADSLQALLERQQSRVNQQINRSNEEFDMPAWAKGLQAPHDEPKMPRLDEAKSNYNHKKEKSAPVSAELDSMREELASLRNLLTHQVTSLITEQKSRLDPVGAMLESRLLDAEFSPEVASKLSNLSEHYPPAELIKTLPRSLANMLDNQGDDIVRQGGVVAFVGPTGVGKTTSVAKLAARFAAHHGSDQVALITTDHYRIGAFEQLATYGKIMGCPVKQAHDLNELEQILYQFRNRKLVLIDTAGMGQRDVRLFQQLDNLTANSRLPIRSYLVLSSTSQRRVLEDSVKQFTRIPLSGAILTKLDESVALAPALSVLIQSGLPLSYVTDGQRVPEDMQVADTLALANQALSVLDKKEQPIRNIERSHEQAYAFE; from the coding sequence GTGAAAATTAAACGTTTTTTAGCAAAAGATATGCGCTCGGCTCTGGCCCAAGTAAAAGAAGTTTTAGGTTCAGATGCGGTCATTATGTCTAACAAAAAAGTCACTGGTGGCATCGAAATTGTTGCGGCAGTTGATTATGACGAACCCAAGTCAGCGGCAACTAAACCTTCCTCGAATAATGCTGCCTCAACGTTTTTAGATCTTGCAGAAGAAAAAGTGTCTATCGGCCGTCAACCGATAAAAGCGGAGTCAAAAAAACAATCTGCACCGGTAGCGGATTCATTACAAGCTTTGCTTGAGCGTCAACAAAGTCGCGTTAATCAACAGATAAATCGCAGTAATGAAGAGTTCGATATGCCTGCATGGGCAAAAGGGTTACAAGCACCTCACGATGAACCTAAGATGCCTCGTCTCGATGAAGCCAAGTCTAACTATAATCATAAGAAAGAAAAATCAGCACCAGTCAGTGCCGAATTAGACTCAATGCGCGAAGAGTTGGCCTCTTTGCGTAACTTGCTGACTCATCAAGTGACCTCTCTTATCACTGAGCAGAAGAGTCGTCTCGATCCTGTCGGTGCCATGTTAGAGAGTCGCTTGCTTGATGCTGAGTTTTCACCCGAAGTCGCCAGTAAGCTTTCAAATTTAAGTGAGCATTACCCACCCGCAGAATTAATCAAAACATTACCAAGAAGTCTAGCAAACATGTTAGACAATCAAGGGGATGATATTGTTCGTCAAGGGGGCGTGGTTGCGTTTGTTGGTCCAACAGGTGTTGGAAAAACGACAAGTGTCGCAAAATTAGCCGCAAGATTCGCTGCACATCATGGTTCAGATCAAGTTGCATTGATAACAACCGATCATTATCGCATTGGAGCCTTTGAGCAACTGGCAACCTATGGCAAAATAATGGGGTGTCCTGTAAAGCAGGCTCATGATTTAAATGAGTTGGAACAAATACTTTATCAGTTTCGTAATCGCAAGCTAGTATTGATAGATACGGCAGGAATGGGACAGCGAGATGTGCGATTGTTTCAGCAACTAGATAATTTAACTGCAAATAGCAGATTACCTATACGCAGTTATCTGGTACTGTCATCTACAAGTCAAAGAAGGGTGCTTGAAGATTCAGTAAAACAGTTCACTAGAATACCGCTATCGGGAGCGATATTAACCAAGCTGGATGAGTCTGTCGCATTAGCTCCAGCGTTAAGTGTATTGATCCAAAGTGGGTTACCATTAAGTTATGTTACTGATGGACAAAGAGTTCCAGAAGATATGCAGGTTGCAGATACACTAGCATTGGCAAACCAAGCGCTTTCAGTACTAGATAAGAAAGAGCAACCAATCAGAAATATTGAAAGGTCTCATGAGCAGGCCTACGCATTTGAGTAA
- a CDS encoding flagellar biosynthetic protein FliQ: protein MSPEALIDIFREALSVIVTIVSMIIVPGLVIGLVVAVFQAATSINEQTLSFLPRLLTTLFALMFLGHLLVQIMMEFFFEMVNMIPMVIG, encoded by the coding sequence ATGTCACCCGAAGCCCTCATTGATATTTTTCGTGAAGCTCTATCGGTTATCGTGACCATAGTGTCGATGATCATTGTGCCGGGGTTGGTTATCGGGCTGGTTGTAGCGGTTTTTCAGGCGGCCACATCGATTAACGAACAAACATTAAGCTTCCTACCGCGCCTGCTTACTACGCTATTTGCACTCATGTTTTTAGGTCACTTGTTGGTTCAAATCATGATGGAATTTTTCTTCGAAATGGTGAACATGATCCCTATGGTTATAGGCTAA
- a CDS encoding MinD/ParA family protein encodes MSRDQASGLRMMNQPYNEKVKVIAVTGGKGGVGKTSVSINTAVSLAEKGKRVLVLDADLGLANVDVMLGLRAERNLSHVLSGDADLDDIIVRGPKGIGIIPATSGTQAMVELTQAQHAGLIRAFSEMRTQFDILVVDTAAGISDMVLSFSRAAQDVLIVVCDEPTSITDAYALIKILSREHGVFRFKIVANMVRSLREGMELFAKLSKVTDRFLDVALELVATIPFDENLRKSVRKQKLIVEAFPKSPASIAYHGLANKIISWPIPQQPGGHLEFFVERLVQRPEYQEDRASE; translated from the coding sequence ATGAGTCGGGATCAAGCAAGCGGTTTACGTATGATGAATCAACCATATAACGAAAAAGTAAAAGTAATCGCCGTAACGGGTGGTAAAGGTGGCGTAGGTAAAACTAGCGTATCCATCAACACTGCGGTCTCGTTAGCAGAGAAAGGCAAGCGTGTGCTTGTTCTCGATGCTGACCTTGGCTTGGCGAATGTTGACGTGATGTTAGGCTTAAGGGCCGAACGTAATCTGTCTCATGTTCTTTCCGGTGATGCCGATCTCGATGATATTATCGTTCGAGGTCCTAAAGGAATAGGAATTATTCCTGCGACTTCAGGCACGCAAGCGATGGTCGAGTTGACGCAAGCGCAACACGCTGGCCTTATTCGCGCCTTTAGCGAGATGCGGACTCAATTTGATATCTTAGTCGTTGATACAGCCGCAGGGATTTCAGATATGGTGTTGAGCTTTTCACGCGCAGCGCAAGATGTGTTGATTGTCGTGTGCGATGAGCCTACCTCTATTACCGATGCTTATGCGCTAATTAAAATTTTAAGTCGAGAACACGGCGTGTTTAGATTTAAAATAGTTGCCAATATGGTTAGAAGTTTGCGGGAAGGTATGGAGTTATTTGCTAAACTTAGCAAAGTAACGGATCGTTTCCTCGATGTAGCGTTAGAGTTGGTAGCGACGATTCCATTTGACGAAAATCTTCGTAAATCTGTTCGTAAACAAAAATTGATAGTAGAAGCGTTTCCTAAATCGCCTGCATCAATTGCATATCACGGGTTAGCTAATAAGATTATTAGTTGGCCCATACCACAACAGCCTGGTGGGCACTTAGAGTTCTTTGTTGAGCGTCTAGTGCAACGTCCTGAATATCAAGAGGATCGAGCGAGTGAGTAA
- the cheY gene encoding chemotaxis response regulator CheY, with amino-acid sequence MDKNMKILVVDDFSTMRRIIKNLLRDLGFNNTQEADDGSTALPMLQKGDFDFVVTDWNMPGMQGIDLLKAIRADDDLKHIPVLMVTAEAKREQIIAAAQAGVNGYVVKPFTAATLKEKLDKIFERLG; translated from the coding sequence TTGGACAAGAATATGAAGATTCTCGTCGTTGACGATTTTTCAACAATGAGGCGTATCATCAAGAACTTGTTAAGAGACTTGGGTTTTAACAACACTCAGGAAGCAGATGACGGTTCGACGGCATTGCCTATGCTACAAAAAGGTGATTTTGACTTTGTCGTTACCGATTGGAATATGCCCGGTATGCAAGGGATTGATTTGTTGAAGGCAATTCGTGCTGACGATGACCTCAAACATATTCCAGTATTGATGGTAACTGCGGAAGCAAAAAGGGAACAGATCATTGCCGCGGCGCAGGCCGGTGTTAATGGTTATGTCGTGAAACCTTTTACTGCAGCGACATTGAAAGAGAAGTTAGACAAAATTTTCGAACGACTCGGTTAA